The sequence CCAGTGGTGTCCTATCATGAAGATTCTTGTTCAAATAATATTTCCCTTGAAATGGCGAAAATCCTGGTGACGGTACCACGAGCTCTTTTGTAACAAAAGACAACCAGATATATATTATAAGTCCACAACAGGCGGTGCCTTCCTCGACTGCAAATGGTATCCAAGTTTATGAAGCTACTACAGTTGGGAGAAAATGCAATTCCCAATACTTCGCAACGTCGGTGTGTTTTAgtcggtccaccatcttggagaTTCCCGAATCTCGTACCCAGGACACTGCGTGGATATCATTCATATGCTAATGAGAAAGGCAGTGAAAACATAGCTTCTACAAACTTGTGTCAACTGTTTTGCATACCATTTCATAGTTCGGATATCAATCATTGATGAAACCTCTTCTCCGACAAGATCTtttaagtgtcactgacgaaagatactgttatctgaaacgtctggccgtttccaaaacccTTTATAGatttcaagttgcttgagtaattgctatttagcGTAACTTCTACAAAGATTGTGGCCACTAGCTGATCACAAAACAGTTTTACGTGCAACTCGAGAGTGAAGAAAATTCGGGCAAAGTAGAGATGTAAAGAAGACCACGAGGAGTatacaaaaatgtcacaaatttcctttttttctaagaTTGAAAAAGCAGAAATTCATCCTTCATCACATTGTTTTCAGTGGCTGTGGTCCGTATCGCGCTAACTTGGCGAAGCATCTTTCATTCTAGAGTTCCACTTACACTAACTTCGCCAAATaaccatgtttttattttttttattcaagacttAAAACTTCCCTTGGTCTTTCGTtgagatggaaggatgcctattACTACTAAATGTCCCATTTCCATATATACTAGAGTCAACCTACTCAAAGGTAAACGGCTGCATGAACGTGTTTAAAAGCGGGTTAAAATTCCattttatccatcccaactGACCTTGAGTTATGTCgtccacaaacacatacattcaCAACCCGCTACAGTACCataaacgccaggtaaaccatttctAAACAGGACCTTTCTTTCCAGTCTCTCAATTTTTTGTCCTCAAACAAGTGCACATACATACTGTATAGAACCCGCTGCAGTGCAATAGGAAAATGCCAGGGAAACCATTTTCAACTTGAACTTCCTTTTGACAACGGCTACACACCTACCATCATGATCATCAACTACTTCTCCTCGAGTTGTTTCCAGACAAACACAGttgcatgtacatacatgcagtTACTTATTGTACTAATGCTACATATAACATATTAGGTGTTATATGCTTTTGTGGCGTTATAGCTTTAACAAGACATTATGTAAGATTGTACAGTAATGCCATTAACCCACTGCCAAAAAAGGATGGTAGTACAATGACAGGACAAAGAGGATGGTCATGATCAGCTTTAATTTCTGTAGCCTACTTTGGTACAGGTATTTTCTATAAAATCTGACTCATAAACCTGGATTTCTCTGTTAAACAAAACTTGGTTATCTAAAGACTACTTcaatattttgatttgaaacaaaatatctaaattagAAGAAATGCCTTATGAACAGAAGTAACTATAAGTATAATTTGAAGGATATTGCATTTGTCATTTTATGGAAATAATACGTTGAAAAAGACAAGAATTTTGAATTTCACTTGCCTTCATGCTTGTATAGTTTTACAATTTTTCTTCAAGATTGATCAAAGTTTGAAACTATAATGAAATTGTACTCTCAAAGTAGTAGATATCTTCTGACAAGAGTGATGGTGTTCTCTCGAATAGTGCACTTAAGTTAGTCAATAAACGCCAACATTAAAACCGGGTTAAAATGCTACCAAACGAGTGGTAGAAATAAGCAGTACAATGTATCTGCAACTATTGTTGCATTGTCCGGCACAGAAACCTGACTGAATATCAAAATGGTTACAAACGATGAACAATACTACTAGCTACACCATAAAAAACGAAGAACAACACTTCTAGCTACAACATAAGTCTAttataaaatatataaaagcATGCAATCTGTGGATAGAAATGCCACCATAGGCCTGATGATAACCATTTCCCTTGGGACCTTACAAGCCATTCCACCAATGGAAGATACACCTTAATTGTCTACTGGCCAGTATAACTGTAGCTTTGAATGTCCTCCATCTGTTTCCTCCTTCCTCCGTGTCTGGCAGAGGGAAAGTATCTGTTTTTGTCCACAAGTGGCTGTCCTGGATGACTCTGCACCTTCCATCCAAAGTCCACAGGGTTGTCTGCTGTTTCAGGTGGGGCCACGCTCACGTGGACAGTGGCACGGTAAGCTGTCGGCATTGGCTGGGTGGAGTCCACATCAAACCATGATCCGTCATGATTCTCACGACTTCCCTGACGATAGGACGCCACACCACTCCTGTTGGTGACTGGCTGCATCTGTTGGTTGGTGGCAGGCCAGGAGGGAGGGTAAGATCTGACTGGAGGGATGTTAGCTGCAGGGGTGTGCCTACTACTTCCTGGTTGTGGGCGGCTCACAGGTGGAGCAGTGCAGCGCATCTTGTTTGCATGTTGCTCGTTTTGTGGTTGGACCTTTGGCCTACTGCATGCTGCACAGCGACAGCGGGAGGTGTACCACGTAgcactctgattggctggtggcTTGTTGGTCAGTGGGTTCCAGCGACTTGGCTGCTTCTGCTGAGGAAAGGTAGGCTGCCTGTTTGGAACAGACTGAGTGGTGGCTGCTGCACCTGACGTGCAGAAAAAACAAGGACATGTTGCTGGCTGCCTGACTTCGAACCCTGCCTGTGGACTTCCTCGTAACATTGCCTGTCTTCGGTGCATACGCTTAGATGGGGCACTAGTAGTAGAGTTCGAGAATGGAGGAAACTCTTGATATTGGTCTTCCATCGATACATTTGCTGAAAAATGGTCTTCAAACTTCTTGTTGATGACGTTAACAAAGTCATCTGCAGTTGAGTTCTGGGCTGACATCATTGTGGATCCTGGTGTACTGTGGAGACTTGAATGAGCATGCTCAAACATGACATCCAGTGTTGAATGAGCATGTTTAAACATGACATCCAGTGTATCATTGATGTAGTCTCCTGCCTGCTCCGTTCCCTGTgttcttgctgtttcagtgcCATTTTCTCTGGGCCCCTTCCAGGACAGCTGAGGGGACTCTGAGAAGTTCCTGTCAGTCTGGTTGGCTGGCTGAGGTGACAGGCATCTAGGAGGTGTAGGGAGGTAGTCGTCACTATCACTATCACTGTCGTCAAAGTACCAGGTAGAGGGGAAGGCTCTGTCTGACTTCCTGCTGATCTGTGGCAATGGGTCCCTCTCTGGGCTGTTGCTGAGGTCAATAAGTGGTACACAGTCAGGCTTCTCTGCCGTGCTATCTCCTCCTTCTTCAGTCTGCTTCTCCTCAACTTGGCTTGTTGGAAGGCTGATTGCCTTGTCTGCAGCTTGGCTGTAAGACGGGCTGTTCTTGGATGTGCTGTCGGTAGAGGTTTCTGGTGAGCAGACATCAGATGCAGGTCCTACAGGGCTACTGTTTGTAGAACTGCTGTCTGAAGTCAGAAGCCTGAGCAGTGGGCTGTTCTCCACAGGACTGCCATCTGAGCCAGACCTGAAACAGTAGAAATCAGATCAGTAACAAGTAAAACAGGGTTACAATTCGGTAGAGAAATGGTAGAAATGTGTAGTCAGCCTATAAGACCTGTTCTTACTCCTCACCAATTCTTCATGTTAACATCAACTTCATTATCAATTTACCATTGAGGGCTCGCCCTCTTCCTTCCTTTATTATTCATATATCATCATGGAAGGTGCAACTTCTTCCAATAATACTGAGAATAGTACCAAATTACACACTTAAAAACAGTTAAAGGAGGAATGCTGGACGGCACTTAGATGTACAGCTTGGTAGATTGACCAAATCTAAAATAATGGTACTATGACAAGCAATGTTTTAAAGCAGTTCTCTCTAGACAGCTCTTATGGTTGGCAACAGCCTGTCAACATACCTTGGGCTCTTGTTTGCAGTGGACTGACTCTTCCTGTTGCGCCGCTTCCTTTTNNNNNNNNNNNNNNNNNNNNNNNNNNNNNNNNNNNNNNNNNNNNNNNNNNNNNNNNNNNNNNNNNNNNNNNNNNNNNNNNNNNNNNNNNNNNNNNNNNNNCCTCTGAAAGAAAATGTGTTACCAGTTAAAAGTACAAAGCCAGCCGAATGTTCATGCTCTTGTTACGACTTAAGATCAATGTCTAAGTGGCAAAACTATATCGCTAGTACATCTTCTACTGACATAATCATTTACTCATGATTCCTTTTTTCTGAAGAAAACAATCCAGATGATGTTCTTGGCATAAAACTTCATTCACCTTTGCTTTGCTGTTGATACCCCAGGTATCAACAGCTTAACAGTTTGAGTATCTttatgaaaaagaaacatactAGATATGACATCTTAAAACAACATCACTAGTACCTTTCCAGTAACCACTCTTGACCTCCTTCCCCACCATCCTCCTGGCCAGAGGCACTAGACCATCAAACATGCCATGGTTCAGTCCATACCACTCCAGCACTGCCACACAGTCCTCCAGACTCACCACCAGGCCTTCAAAATCTTCATCTGACAGGCCTGTTGTTGGGTAACAGTAACAGCTTAGGTCAGCATactaaatatagaatacaacgcAGTGTACTCTGTATCGTGCGAGGTACCGGCCCGACCGCGGGTAGAATCACACGAAGGCCAGAGAGCGATTCAACTCTCAGGAATACACCATGTCATATTTTATTCATGACATACGCACACTAAGAAAGCACACATTTCAATGCACAATGCACAAAAAGTTGAGGAAATCTGCTTTCTTCACAtaaacaaaaattgtaacaacagctaTTTCAACGTCCAAGTCTGGTATTCAAAATTTTTGACAGCGATGTACTAAAAGTGCCTTTGAATTATTCGAtcagaagcctgtgtgataaaaggCTGGTGTAATTACTGAATATCACCCATTCAGGAATACCCGTATGGAACGTTACCAtgacccaggtatgacatacagAACAGCAATACTGGTGTCACTTCAACATGTAAATACTTCCGCAATCAACCCTTGTGCAAAACAAGTATATGCTGTAACAGTACTTGAAGGCGGCAATGATGCAAAGAAAACACTCACCTTTCTTGGCAATGGGGAGATGCTCCACCCATATCCCAGCCAGCTGCCTGAGTATGTCCTCTGGGTCACTGCCCCACCCCAGGGAGCCTGCATCACACAGCCCCAGGGCCCAAGAGTTGCGGGCCAGGTAGTCGGTGAAGCCCGCTAACAGGACACTGTTCTCCAGCAGGGTGGGCAGTGGGCCTGAGTACACCCTACCCTGTAATGGTGAGAGATTTTCAGAAATTAAAACAAAAGTGATCGATGTTATAGCTGATAAGCAGTAGATATACCATTCCTTGACTTTGTTCCTTTGCAATACATATTTTGAATTAACTGGAAATATGCCTTTTTTTAAACCATTGTCTGCTTAGAAATGGTACAGAAAATAGTTTTACAACAAAAAAGTGATTTCAGCCATAACTTCTAACTACAATGTACTTCCAAATCGTTGGTACTTATAGGTTGGACAAccaggtaaaaaaaatacaacttacaaggtacaggtagcagtttctcaagcaaagTTGGCTAaaatttggaaacagtcagacgtgtGTGATACTCTATTTACATTGTATCACTTGAAGATGGGAATATTTGAAATTACACAATGTGTCCAATCCTTACCTTTGTGTGTGCAATCTTCCCCTGACAACATTTGGGACACTCCCATGTCTGCTGTGTCCCGCCATCCTTGGTGGAACCCCTCTCCCCTAACACAGCCACACAGCGCGGGTGCAGGATCTCACCACAGGTGCTACACTCACTCAGGGCTGCCACTGCGCCAGTCTGGGTACAGATCAGGCATCGGGCACCTTGCGAGAACACAGGCTGTAGAACAGAGTTCAACATGCTTACTAGTaagaggtttgaaagatacatgtaagcagatacaaatgtactggcCCTGGAGAGAAAGTACATTGCCATATC comes from Branchiostoma floridae strain S238N-H82 chromosome 2, Bfl_VNyyK, whole genome shotgun sequence and encodes:
- the LOC118432619 gene encoding uncharacterized protein LOC118432619, yielding MAAAAVDSVARLYKDLEKTHVGAMDDVEKAAEEAVASVTFPIFSFSQGQLTPAQCWKIMYLLKPASPSYACPVRKKNTRRRRCNKCKGCLMEDCRRCCDCQRKRICKKRKCLDPVFSQGARCLICTQTGAVAALSECSTCGEILHPRCVAVLGERGSTKDGGTQQTWECPKCCQGKIAHTKGRVYSGPLPTLLENSVLLAGFTDYLARNSWALGLCDAGSLGWGSDPEDILRQLAGIWVEHLPIAKKGLSDEDFEGLVVSLEDCVAVLEWYGLNHGMFDGLVPLARRMVGKEVKSGYWKAKQRKRRNRKSQSTANKSPRSGSDGSPVENSPLLRLLTSDSSSTNSSPVGPASDVCSPETSTDSTSKNSPSYSQAADKAISLPTSQVEEKQTEEGGDSTAEKPDCVPLIDLSNSPERDPLPQISRKSDRAFPSTWYFDDSDSDSDDYLPTPPRCLSPQPANQTDRNFSESPQLSWKGPRENGTETARTQGTEQAGDYINDTLDVMFKHAHSTLDVMFEHAHSSLHSTPGSTMMSAQNSTADDFVNVINKKFEDHFSANVSMEDQYQEFPPFSNSTTSAPSKRMHRRQAMLRGSPQAGFEVRQPATCPCFFCTSGAAATTQSVPNRQPTFPQQKQPSRWNPLTNKPPANQSATWYTSRCRCAACSRPKVQPQNEQHANKMRCTAPPVSRPQPGSSRHTPAANIPPVRSYPPSWPATNQQMQPVTNRSGVASYRQGSRENHDGSWFDVDSTQPMPTAYRATVHVSVAPPETADNPVDFGWKVQSHPGQPLVDKNRYFPSARHGGRRKQMEDIQSYSYTGQ